In Osmia lignaria lignaria isolate PbOS001 chromosome 13, iyOsmLign1, whole genome shotgun sequence, the DNA window TCATGTTTGAATCGCATATAAGTTTTTTCATAAACTGTATTACTTTTAACGCGTGAAAGTGTTATTATTTGGTCGAAAAGTATTCAGTGTGAATTTGTCGCACTTATCGTGCAATTAATATCCACACAAAATACTGGGAAATACGAACTGTCACTTTAGTTTCGTACGCGTTTACTACTTATGGCGGTTGCGTTTAAATTCAACGGTCGAAAATAACTTCCACCTTTGGAATAGGAgcattatcatttttcaataatatatcAGTACCGATATTTATTGATACAGTGTATTGAATTCACTCGACGTGCTTgtcgaaattagaaaaaatttcttGAAGCGTCGGTTGGGATTAGGATAATACCGTTTACCAATACAATGGACCCTTTCACTCAGGTAAGGCTATTACATTTAATTGCAGTATGCTCCTATAACAGTACTTTTACCTGTTTACAAACTGTTTCCACTAGTTTGCATGAATAATGTTACCTTTAAcaattaaatattgtattattaatattttttctaatcataataaattaatttgaataaacAGAGAATGTTGGAGCGTGCTAGGGCAAGGAGAGAGAAATTAGATACTCAGTTGTCAAATGCTGGCCATGATGTTAAAAAAAGACGCAGTCCTTTAAAGGATGCAAATGCACTTTTGGCTCAGGCTTCAGGTACTAGTAGTTTATTGTTTACTAAATGTTgaggaataatattttttaatgtacTGTGAAAtgctaataaaaatttcatcttaTAATTTTAAAGTTACTAAATCTAAAAGTCCAACGAAATCTCCTGGTAAAATATCAATAGAAAGCGTGTCTCCAATAAAATCACCTAGAAAATCTGTGATTAAGAACaatattaatgaaagaaatgaagataaaaataaagagaatgGAAAGATTGGAGTCCACAGTGTAAGATCAAAGTTACAAAGGCTTGGCAAACTGTATTCTGGTAAGCTATGTTTGCATGATACACCCACACAGATTGGTTAAAACTGGTTTCTTACACTACTGCACCATGTTACATATATGTATCTTACTCCTTATAGTTCATGTGTGAAAGATGAACACAATTGTTTTATAAGAGTTACTTCAGTTTCATGCTATTTTAttagaaagaattttttttatagatgacAGTAGTAGAGAACTCAGTTCACCTATTCATAGAACAGAGGAAAAGTTCACTGCGGAAGAAGAAGTTATTGAACAGAAACCAGTAAAAAGAGGAGCTAGGCTTGATAGATTAGCAGCTCTTGCTtcaactattaataattgggaagATGATCTTTCGCATCCGACTTTGGTACATTGATTATTAGTAaacattattacatttttaagaATTATGTAATAGTAGATATTTTTCCAGACCAAACCGATGGAAACTAAAGCAGATAAGATACAAGCTAAATTAAATGAACAGGTGAAGAGTGCATCAGAACCCCAGCCAAGTACAAGTGGTTACAGTCAAGGAAATAGGAACAGCAGGGGAGTTGATtctaaaaaagaagaagtaagTTGTACGAAACAACTTAAATGGGATAAGTCTACATTGAAATCATTAGTAAGTAATTCTACCATGTTTTTAATATCGTTTGTTCATTGTATATGACTAAAGCTTTTAACTGTACTTATAAATCGATAGTAATGAGTATGAAAAGAGATacatatattacaaaaaattaaagCTGTTAGACAAAAATGATATTTACAGGAGTCTCAAGGCTTTAATCGTACAAAAAGCAATAGTCGCCTTGTATATGACTATAAGGCTTGTTCTCAGGAAAAAAATCCGGATTTGTCGAGTTCATCCCCGCAGCGTTATCAGCGTAATCAGGAATCTCCGCGTCGCGAAGAAAGATACGATAAAAGGGCAGAGGATTCTCCAAAGAATAACAGCAAAAATTGTAACACCCCAGAGAAAACGCGAAATGGAATGCCTAGCACAAGCGGCTCCAGACTGGCGCCTAGATTTGGATGTAATGGCTCTCCTAAGAGTCCAGGCCAGTCTAGCCCAGGTTCAGTGTTAAGCAAAGCTTCGTTGTTTGAATCTAAAAATACTGAAACAAAAGCGAAAGATCCGACGCAAATGACGCTTTCCGAGAGGATGGCACTTTTTGAGAGAAATAAAGGAGAACCACCGTTACTACCGAAAGCACCACTTACTATGTCTATACCTCCAAAAAAGTTACAAGAAAAAGACAAGAATAGTTCATCACCAGGAGTTGGAAACAATGGAGGTActtctcatttctttttttctataaatataaGTATAATTTAATTGAGTTTCATCGATAGATGAAGGGTAAATATTTGTTTGTATTTAAAGATTCTTTTGTAGGAAAGGGGCAATCTAAAGCTGATATTCCTAGCAGTGCTGTGTATGCTCGTCGAGAAAAGTTTGAACAAGGTTTAAACACCCAAGAACTGGAGAATAATATTTTACGCAACACTTATTTGGAAAGGCAACGAGAATTGGATATGTTGCGTTCACGTTTCAATAGAAATAAGGAGATGGCAAAAGCAGCCGCCGGTTCCTGTATTAGGACAAGTGAAAGTAGCGAAGGAAAATCAAATTCGCCTAAAAATTCTCCAGTTTGTCCAGTAAAGCCAACACCAGCGCCTGTAAATAAAGcttcatttattatttgattgataaataatagaaataaaaggtaATAAATTACCTTTATTTCCATAGGATCATGGTGCCccacctccaccaccaccgCTTCCACAGACGCGTGAATCTGAAGCAATACAAACTCCAAATCAGAACAAAAATTCACCGATGAAAAGACAAGGTATACATTATAAACGTTATATCTTTTTTTGTACATACATTTGTTACCTTTTTATCTTTCAAAGTTGTAGGCAGCCCTCCAAAAACACAGCAAGTGAAAGTAATCTCTGACATTAAACGTATCCGCGTTGCTCCGCCTAAACCTGGACATCTCTATCCTAATCTTTCTGAAATTGATAATACAACGGAAACGGAAACTGATACTGAATATACCGTCAATAGTACAGAAGCAGAAACTGCTACTTTAGATGAGAAAACTGACACTGAAACAGGGACAGAAGCCGAATACTATATACcagtaaaataatgttataaaacaATAGAATCGTTATACAGTAaaagattatattaattacGTACATTTACCTTAATATAGGACAATGGAACTGAAGTTGATAGCGACGAAGAGAGCGGGGACTTGAATACCAGCCTTGGTAGAAGTATTTTACGAGTAGTAAATGAACATTCCTTTCTAAATAAGaaggtattttataaataacagtAGAGTAATTGAGTAGAAATAtattaatgatacaattttAGAGATCAATTGAACCAGATCCGGACAGTACCACATCCGATATTTCAGTACTGGATGAAATGGATGAATATTTAGACGAATGTCTTGCACTTCAAGAagcaaataacatgaatatgCATACAGAAGAGGGACCGACGCCACCGAAGTTAAACAAAGGTGGTAAAAGTCCGTCCACTGCATCGACAAGCTTTAAATATAACGAAGGGTAAGACTTCAAAATCATAGCAACAGTGATCTGAATACAATGTATAAATTAAACTATATGTTATATTTTAAGAGCATCGTATCGTTCACCTATAAAGAAAGTTTCTCCAGGAACTCCGAAAAATGGTGAACCTTATATCGTAGATGGCGATAATTGTGTACCATTATTGCACACCGTCAGTTTTTACAGACGACAACAGTCTCAAGTATGTTTACTGAATATTGTAATTATACAATACTAAAATTATGAAGTTAATTGATTTCGAAAATTCATTTTAGACGCCTAAAACACCAGTACGTATAATATCGAGAACGCAAGAGGTTGATACCCCTCCTAATGTAACACAGCTTGACGTTAAAAACGAAGCTGTTTTGGTacaagaaaaagtaaaaagatTACTAGATGAAGTATGCAAGCAGCAAACAATTATCGGCCAAGCTAGCCAAGCATTAAACTTGTGCACTTCTACTGTCGAGTTCAATGATTCAAGGGAGCAAGTTGAAGGGGAAAGACTGTTACTCGTTGCTAGTAATtatcaaacatttttttaaattatgtgtCATTTAAATAACGtgataaatataaatacattcGTTATAGCTCATAGACGGCAAGCTGCATTAAACGAAGTACAGCGATTGAAAGTAGAAGGTACATTGAGACCTGTTACACCTGGCTCACCGGAAGTACAAGAAAGTGGTTCTTTGACAGTTTCTGCTATCACTTTACCTCTTAAGCGAGATCATTACCGTAACATGGGCAGAGGTAAGTAacgatttaattttgtaaataatacaaaatttaagaGAATACATCTTAATTTTAATCGTGTTGCAGATACATGCCTTCATTTTGTTTGTTTAATGAGACATTTGGAAAACGTGGTTGCCACTCCTGTAGTTGTAGCAGAACCAGGCGATTCGTGTCTTCGATTTCCATCAACATTAAAACTGAATGATTTGTATAATgattttaaaattaccattgaAGTATACTCGCTTCAAACACAAGCGGAAATTTTGCCACACGAAATTAAATATCATATTAACAATGGCAGTGGATGCAGTAGTAATAACAATCATTGCAATAAAAAGGTAAGCAATCCTACGTTTATATCTCTATgtagaaatattcaatttaaatgactatttcaatattttgtagCTAGTGAATAAAACTCCAAAGAAATTCTTAAAACAAGATAGCCGTTTAGTGATGCCAACTGTTCAAAGTCCAGCAGGACCATCTGCTGTCAGATCTCCCGCTTTTCAATTATCTGGTTACGTTATTTTTAGCCTGAGAGAAATACATCGTCAGCAATTTACATTAAACAAGGTAAACATGATAGTTTTTAGTAAAAATCattcaatttgaaataattaaatctcTTACAATAATTTGCAGGTACCATCGCAATCTCCTTTAGAAGGACGATTACAAATGCATGTTTCCTGTGAACTTTCAGTAACAGTTGAGCATAGAGGATTTCTTACAATGTTCGAGGATGTCTCTGGTTTTGGTGCTTGGCACCGTAGATGGTGTTTATTGAAAGGTTCCACGTTATCATATTGGAAGTATCCTGATGATGAACAAAAGAAGACTCCTATTGGAAGCTTAGATTTACAGAGTATGTaactttataatattttattatctttaatgtATATTCGCTAATTTTTATGATTACAGGTGTTTCCACAACTAATGTAGGATTAGTTTCTCGAGATATTTGCGCTCGTCCTCATACCTTTTTATTGGAAGCAACAAGAGCCGC includes these proteins:
- the LOC117602559 gene encoding anillin-like isoform X4, whose translation is MDPFTQRMLERARARREKLDTQLSNAGHDVKKRRSPLKDANALLAQASVTKSKSPTKSPGKISIESVSPIKSPRKSVIKNNINERNEDKNKENGKIGVHSVRSKLQRLGKLYSDDSSRELSSPIHRTEEKFTAEEEVIEQKPVKRGARLDRLAALASTINNWEDDLSHPTLTKPMETKADKIQAKLNEQVKSASEPQPSTSGYSQGNRNSRGVDSKKEEVSCTKQLKWDKSTLKSLEKNPDLSSSSPQRYQRNQESPRREERYDKRAEDSPKNNSKNCNTPEKTRNGMPSTSGSRLAPRFGCNGSPKSPGQSSPGSVLSKASLFESKNTETKAKDPTQMTLSERMALFERNKGEPPLLPKAPLTMSIPPKKLQEKDKNSSSPGVGNNGDSFVGKGQSKADIPSSAVYARREKFEQGLNTQELENNILRNTYLERQRELDMLRSRFNRNKEMAKAAAGSCIRTSESSEGKSNSPKNSPVCPVKPTPAPDHGAPPPPPPLPQTRESEAIQTPNQNKNSPMKRQVVGSPPKTQQVKVISDIKRIRVAPPKPGHLYPNLSEIDNTTETETDTEYTVNSTEAETATLDEKTDTETGTEAEYYIPDNGTEVDSDEESGDLNTSLGRSILRVVNEHSFLNKKRSIEPDPDSTTSDISVLDEMDEYLDECLALQEANNMNMHTEEGPTPPKLNKGGKSPSTASTSFKYNEGASYRSPIKKVSPGTPKNGEPYIVDGDNCVPLLHTVSFYRRQQSQTPKTPVRIISRTQEVDTPPNVTQLDVKNEAVLVQEKVKRLLDEVCKQQTIIGQASQALNLCTSTVEFNDSREQVEGERLLLVATHRRQAALNEVQRLKVEGTLRPVTPGSPEVQESGSLTVSAITLPLKRDHYRNMGRDTCLHFVCLMRHLENVVATPVVVAEPGDSCLRFPSTLKLNDLYNDFKITIEVYSLQTQAEILPHEIKYHINNGSGCSSNNNHCNKKLVNKTPKKFLKQDSRLVMPTVQSPAGPSAVRSPAFQLSGYVIFSLREIHRQQFTLNKVPSQSPLEGRLQMHVSCELSVTVEHRGFLTMFEDVSGFGAWHRRWCLLKGSTLSYWKYPDDEQKKTPIGSLDLQSVSTTNVGLVSRDICARPHTFLLEATRAAEPEDTDSLIMIRNGPTTTIRHLLSADTKEDRLEWCSKLNKTLNLIHAWGGTTVLS
- the LOC117602559 gene encoding anillin-like isoform X3, producing MDPFTQRMLERARARREKLDTQLSNAGHDVKKRRSPLKDANALLAQASVTKSKSPTKSPGKISIESVSPIKSPRKSVIKNNINERNEDKNKENGKIGVHSVRSKLQRLGKLYSDDSSRELSSPIHRTEEKFTAEEEVIEQKPVKRGARLDRLAALASTINNWEDDLSHPTLTKPMETKADKIQAKLNEQVKSASEPQPSTSGYSQGNRNSRGVDSKKEEVSCTKQLKWDKSTLKSLESQGFNRTKSNSRLVYDYKACSQEKNPDLSSSSPQRYQRNQESPRREERYDKRAEDSPKNNSKNCNTPEKTRNGMPSTSGSRLAPRFGCNGSPKSPGQSSPGSVLSKASLFESKNTETKAKDPTQMTLSERMALFERNKGEPPLLPKAPLTMSIPPKKLQEKDKNSSSPGVGNNGGKGQSKADIPSSAVYARREKFEQGLNTQELENNILRNTYLERQRELDMLRSRFNRNKEMAKAAAGSCIRTSESSEGKSNSPKNSPVCPVKPTPAPDHGAPPPPPPLPQTRESEAIQTPNQNKNSPMKRQVVGSPPKTQQVKVISDIKRIRVAPPKPGHLYPNLSEIDNTTETETDTEYTVNSTEAETATLDEKTDTETGTEAEYYIPDNGTEVDSDEESGDLNTSLGRSILRVVNEHSFLNKKRSIEPDPDSTTSDISVLDEMDEYLDECLALQEANNMNMHTEEGPTPPKLNKGGKSPSTASTSFKYNEGASYRSPIKKVSPGTPKNGEPYIVDGDNCVPLLHTVSFYRRQQSQTPKTPVRIISRTQEVDTPPNVTQLDVKNEAVLVQEKVKRLLDEVCKQQTIIGQASQALNLCTSTVEFNDSREQVEGERLLLVATHRRQAALNEVQRLKVEGTLRPVTPGSPEVQESGSLTVSAITLPLKRDHYRNMGRDTCLHFVCLMRHLENVVATPVVVAEPGDSCLRFPSTLKLNDLYNDFKITIEVYSLQTQAEILPHEIKYHINNGSGCSSNNNHCNKKLVNKTPKKFLKQDSRLVMPTVQSPAGPSAVRSPAFQLSGYVIFSLREIHRQQFTLNKVPSQSPLEGRLQMHVSCELSVTVEHRGFLTMFEDVSGFGAWHRRWCLLKGSTLSYWKYPDDEQKKTPIGSLDLQSVSTTNVGLVSRDICARPHTFLLEATRAAEPEDTDSLIMIRNGPTTTIRHLLSADTKEDRLEWCSKLNKTLNLIHAWGGTTVLS
- the LOC117602559 gene encoding anillin-like isoform X1; the protein is MDPFTQRMLERARARREKLDTQLSNAGHDVKKRRSPLKDANALLAQASVTKSKSPTKSPGKISIESVSPIKSPRKSVIKNNINERNEDKNKENGKIGVHSVRSKLQRLGKLYSDDSSRELSSPIHRTEEKFTAEEEVIEQKPVKRGARLDRLAALASTINNWEDDLSHPTLTKPMETKADKIQAKLNEQVKSASEPQPSTSGYSQGNRNSRGVDSKKEEVSCTKQLKWDKSTLKSLESQGFNRTKSNSRLVYDYKACSQEKNPDLSSSSPQRYQRNQESPRREERYDKRAEDSPKNNSKNCNTPEKTRNGMPSTSGSRLAPRFGCNGSPKSPGQSSPGSVLSKASLFESKNTETKAKDPTQMTLSERMALFERNKGEPPLLPKAPLTMSIPPKKLQEKDKNSSSPGVGNNGDSFVGKGQSKADIPSSAVYARREKFEQGLNTQELENNILRNTYLERQRELDMLRSRFNRNKEMAKAAAGSCIRTSESSEGKSNSPKNSPVCPVKPTPAPDHGAPPPPPPLPQTRESEAIQTPNQNKNSPMKRQVVGSPPKTQQVKVISDIKRIRVAPPKPGHLYPNLSEIDNTTETETDTEYTVNSTEAETATLDEKTDTETGTEAEYYIPDNGTEVDSDEESGDLNTSLGRSILRVVNEHSFLNKKRSIEPDPDSTTSDISVLDEMDEYLDECLALQEANNMNMHTEEGPTPPKLNKGGKSPSTASTSFKYNEGASYRSPIKKVSPGTPKNGEPYIVDGDNCVPLLHTVSFYRRQQSQTPKTPVRIISRTQEVDTPPNVTQLDVKNEAVLVQEKVKRLLDEVCKQQTIIGQASQALNLCTSTVEFNDSREQVEGERLLLVATHRRQAALNEVQRLKVEGTLRPVTPGSPEVQESGSLTVSAITLPLKRDHYRNMGRDTCLHFVCLMRHLENVVATPVVVAEPGDSCLRFPSTLKLNDLYNDFKITIEVYSLQTQAEILPHEIKYHINNGSGCSSNNNHCNKKLVNKTPKKFLKQDSRLVMPTVQSPAGPSAVRSPAFQLSGYVIFSLREIHRQQFTLNKVPSQSPLEGRLQMHVSCELSVTVEHRGFLTMFEDVSGFGAWHRRWCLLKGSTLSYWKYPDDEQKKTPIGSLDLQSVSTTNVGLVSRDICARPHTFLLEATRAAEPEDTDSLIMIRNGPTTTIRHLLSADTKEDRLEWCSKLNKTLNLIHAWGGTTVLS
- the LOC117602559 gene encoding anillin-like isoform X2, whose amino-acid sequence is MDPFTQRMLERARARREKLDTQLSNAGHDVKKRRSPLKDANALLAQASVTKSKSPTKSPGKISIESVSPIKSPRKSVIKNNINERNEDKNKENGKIGVHSVRSKLQRLGKLYSDDSSRELSSPIHRTEEKFTAEEEVIEQKPVKRGARLDRLAALASTINNWEDDLSHPTLTKPMETKADKIQAKLNEQVKSASEPQPSTSGYSQGNRNSRGVDSKKEEVSCTKQLKWDKSTLKSLESQGFNRTKSNSRLVYDYKACSQEKNPDLSSSSPQRYQRNQESPRREERYDKRAEDSPKNNSKNCNTPEKTRNGMPSTSGSRLAPRFGCNGSPKSPGQSSPGSVLSKASLFESKNTETKAKDPTQMTLSERMALFERNKGEPPLLPKAPLTMSIPPKKLQEKDKNSSSPGVGNNGDSFVGKGQSKADIPSSAVYARREKFEQGLNTQELENNILRNTYLERQRELDMLRSRFNRNKEMAKAAAGSCIRTSESSEGKSNSPKNSPVCPVKPTPAPDHGAPPPPPPLPQTRESEAIQTPNQNKNSPMKRQGSPPKTQQVKVISDIKRIRVAPPKPGHLYPNLSEIDNTTETETDTEYTVNSTEAETATLDEKTDTETGTEAEYYIPDNGTEVDSDEESGDLNTSLGRSILRVVNEHSFLNKKRSIEPDPDSTTSDISVLDEMDEYLDECLALQEANNMNMHTEEGPTPPKLNKGGKSPSTASTSFKYNEGASYRSPIKKVSPGTPKNGEPYIVDGDNCVPLLHTVSFYRRQQSQTPKTPVRIISRTQEVDTPPNVTQLDVKNEAVLVQEKVKRLLDEVCKQQTIIGQASQALNLCTSTVEFNDSREQVEGERLLLVATHRRQAALNEVQRLKVEGTLRPVTPGSPEVQESGSLTVSAITLPLKRDHYRNMGRDTCLHFVCLMRHLENVVATPVVVAEPGDSCLRFPSTLKLNDLYNDFKITIEVYSLQTQAEILPHEIKYHINNGSGCSSNNNHCNKKLVNKTPKKFLKQDSRLVMPTVQSPAGPSAVRSPAFQLSGYVIFSLREIHRQQFTLNKVPSQSPLEGRLQMHVSCELSVTVEHRGFLTMFEDVSGFGAWHRRWCLLKGSTLSYWKYPDDEQKKTPIGSLDLQSVSTTNVGLVSRDICARPHTFLLEATRAAEPEDTDSLIMIRNGPTTTIRHLLSADTKEDRLEWCSKLNKTLNLIHAWGGTTVLS